Genomic window (bacterium):
TTGCGTTAAGATTAAGGCTTTCTCCATTGCTTACCTTTTTCCATGAAGATAAGGTACTGGTAGAATTACCCGAGCGAACATACATAGAAAGTTCTGTTGAAAATGGCTTTCTCTCTTTCCAGAAGATGCTTTCAAAGACAACTGAGGAGCCTGCATCAAAGATAGATGAGGTATAGGTGCCAAGGGGATGGTGGGGGGCTATATTTAATGAATTAAGGAGTGGTCCTGAGCTTACATATCCAACCGCAAGGTCATAGTCTCCATCGTTGTCATAGTCTACAAAGGAAAGAAACTCATCATATCCACAGACCCCTTTTATATTCTCTTCCCATTCTGGCATTCTTTCAAAGTATGGGCTTCCAACCCTTTTATATACCCGCAAAAACCTGCCCCATGTCTCACTTCCATAATACTTATAATATCCTCCAAATATTAGATCTTCCTGATTATCTCCATTTAAGTCAGCACTTGCCATTCTAATATACACAGTATTTTTATAATAACCTGTTCCTCCATATGGAAGTTCCCAGCTTGTATTGTTTTCCCATAATGTATTCCTTTCCCAGGTAGGAGAGGCTGTTCCTCCAGTATTCTCAAGGATGAGGAATACCTTGTATGTTCCTATAATCAAATCATAGTCTTTGTCATTATCAAGGTCTATTAGTAATGGAACAGGGAATAAGGTATCCAACTGATCCTTTAAACCTTGAGAAAAGAGGAATTCTCCTGTTATATCCCATTGAGAAGAAAAGTTTAATGTCTCTGTGCTGGTTATATTGCGAAAGCCTCCTATAAGGTTTGAGAGGTATCCAACAAGAAGGTCTATCCTTCCATCATTATCAAGGTCTGCAATGGTTGGAAAGACACCTTCATACCAGTAAGGGGTTTTTAGGAGTATGGTTCCTAACAGGGATTTTTGGAAAACAAAGTATGCCTCCTCAGGTGTTCCCTTGTTTTTAGAAAATATTAAATAACTTCCATTACAGCTTGGTATTGCTTCACCATGAACCTCATCATAGTCTCCATCATTATCAAAATCAGCAAAGAGGATTTGTCTTCCTACATGGTCTCCAATGATATTGGTCTTTTGCTTTAGCTCAAAGTATGGAACATATACCTTAAGATTATTATTAAAGATTAGCCCCATACACTCAAAGGCAATAAATATTGTGTCAAAAGAGCCAATCAGGAAATCCTGGTCTCCATCACAATCAAGGTCTGCAAAGCCAATTGTTCCTCCTAGAAAATCTTCAGTAAAATCCCAATCATTGGGGTCCTGGTATCTACCAATTATTATTGACAGGGGAAGATATGGCATATACTCAGGAAGTACCCCTTCCCAGATAGGGGAGTTTGTCCCTGTATTTCTAAACCAATATGGGAATCCCCATTCATCACTGGTATAAATAAGGTCAAGTGAACCATTGTTGTCTATATCTAAAAGCTCTAAACTTGCATTCCATGTGTTTCCTATTGGTGCACTATAGTAAGTTGGAACATCCCATTCATTCTTTCTGGTAAGGCTACCAGCTTTATTTTCATAGGCAAAGAATTTTCTATCCGCATATCTACTTGTATTTGTTCCTTGATACAGATAAAAAGCCATAAGGTCACAGTCTCCATCATTATCAATGTCTCCCAATTCAGGGACAACTTCCAGTATATAATAGACTGAGGGAGGAATATCCTTAATATCCATAGTCTCATCCCTTTCAAACTGCCAATTGCCTTTTCCTTTATAACCATATATATAAGGGTTATAATGGTCGTTACGGCTTGAAAGGAGGTCTAATATTCCATCGTTATTTATATCACCAAGGGTTATATTTCCTTCACCATAAGGCAGGAACATAGTGGCTTTTAGAGAGAATTCAGGGTTATATCTTGTCCCTATATTTTCAAATAGGGTAATTGTTCCACTTGTATTATTACTTACTAAAAGGTCAAGGTCTCCATCGTTGTCTATGTCACCAAGCTCTGGCTGGTTTGCAAAGAATCTTTTTGTTGTATCACTAGGCAGGGGTTCCCACGGTCTTTTTTGAAACAATGGATATTGGGAGGAAAGTTTGATGGATGCACGATGTGTTTTTTTATGTTTTACCCCTGGGATTGGGCTTAAGGTTGTGTTTGTCAGGCTTCCATCCTGGAAATATTCCTGCCATTCCCCTCCATAAGATAGAAATGGAAGGAAGATAAGTATAACAAATATAGCCTTCCTGGTCATTTTTTGATTCCTCATTTCTGATATTATATTTCACGCAAAGACGCAAAGCTCACAAAGGTTACAAGTAAGCGTTCAGCCACAGAGGCACAAAGTTCACAGAGAATTAAGGAAATTAGTCACATAAGGACACGAATTAACCTGTGATATCCCATAAATGTAGTGCGAACCTTTAGGTTCACCTTCTGGCTTGCCAGAAGCGAGGCTAAAACCTCGCACTATAAATCTTTTTGTTGTTCAGGGAGATTCGGGTTCATCTCGTTAGATAGTAAAACATCTAACAGAATTCAT
Coding sequences:
- a CDS encoding VCBS repeat-containing protein; the protein is MRNQKMTRKAIFVILIFLPFLSYGGEWQEYFQDGSLTNTTLSPIPGVKHKKTHRASIKLSSQYPLFQKRPWEPLPSDTTKRFFANQPELGDIDNDGDLDLLVSNNTSGTITLFENIGTRYNPEFSLKATMFLPYGEGNITLGDINNDGILDLLSSRNDHYNPYIYGYKGKGNWQFERDETMDIKDIPPSVYYILEVVPELGDIDNDGDCDLMAFYLYQGTNTSRYADRKFFAYENKAGSLTRKNEWDVPTYYSAPIGNTWNASLELLDIDNNGSLDLIYTSDEWGFPYWFRNTGTNSPIWEGVLPEYMPYLPLSIIIGRYQDPNDWDFTEDFLGGTIGFADLDCDGDQDFLIGSFDTIFIAFECMGLIFNNNLKVYVPYFELKQKTNIIGDHVGRQILFADFDNDGDYDEVHGEAIPSCNGSYLIFSKNKGTPEEAYFVFQKSLLGTILLKTPYWYEGVFPTIADLDNDGRIDLLVGYLSNLIGGFRNITSTETLNFSSQWDITGEFLFSQGLKDQLDTLFPVPLLIDLDNDKDYDLIIGTYKVFLILENTGGTASPTWERNTLWENNTSWELPYGGTGYYKNTVYIRMASADLNGDNQEDLIFGGYYKYYGSETWGRFLRVYKRVGSPYFERMPEWEENIKGVCGYDEFLSFVDYDNDGDYDLAVGYVSSGPLLNSLNIAPHHPLGTYTSSIFDAGSSVVFESIFWKERKPFSTELSMYVRSGNSTSTLSSWKKVSNGESLNLNA